The DNA sequence ATCAACTTGTCTCTCTGCCGTGCGGCCGACTTCAGGTCGGACCTGCTCAGCCATCCTCGTGCTGAGTGCAACGGCCTGGACTACGTGAACCAGCAAGAGCTCATCGGTTGCCTGGTCGGTGCAGGGGCCGACCCAAACAACAACGCTGAAGGGCTGAATATCGTCATTGCAGCGGCAACGTGGGCTGACTTGGTGGGAGCTCTCAAAGCGCTTCTCGATAAGGGTGCTGATCCCAACGGACGCGGCCCTGCTGGAGAAACCGCCCTTCACCATCTGGGGTCGCCGGTGCATATTAAAAAGGGTCCCAAGCGCTGCTTGCACGAAACTGGTATTCGCTTGTTATTACAACACGGTGCGTCCGTCACGATTCAGGATGAGTTTGGCAACACGCCGCTGCACTACGCTGCCTTTGGATCCAATATGCACATTTTCTCCCTGTATACCGCCGGCCTGCCAGTTGACAGTCCACATAACGACGCATTGAAATCAATCAAAAACAATAGCGGAGAGACGCTTCTTCACTGGGCCGCTGcgggcaagaagatggacatATTACGCTTTCTATTATCGTCAGGTGCAAACGTCAATGCCGCTAATGACAATGGCTGGACGCCATTAATGTGTGCTGTAGCCCCGTCAACCGCAACCGAGACTTCTATGCCACGTTACTATAAAGCACTGCAGGCGGCAAGAATTATCCTGGACCATGGAGCCGATCCCCTTGCGTGCACGGCCGAGGGCTGGACACCGCTGCACTGCTTGTCGCTTTACCTAgacaatggcgacggcgatgacAACGAGTTGGCAGATCTTGCCCAGGAATTCATTACGAGGGGTATACCTGTTGATGCTCGAGCTACCATGTTGGCTGTTTCCACAAACTCTAGTCGCAAATCACTCCGTGTGCCCAATCGGGAGGTCGGCATCTGGGGCTCCCGCGTCGTTGAGCATCTCCAACCCAACGGCAACAAGCCGCCTGCGACGACCAAAGATAGAACGCCGCTACACTGGGCCATGTTTCACGGCGCTGCCGGCTTGGCGAGGGTTCTGTTGGCTAATGGAGCGGACGTGaatgctgttgatgagaggAATTGCCTGCCAGCTGATCTGATAAACACCTCGCCACTGCTCCAGACGCACCCAGATATACGCGCGAGGCTGACACGCATTTTGGTTGATGCTACAAATTCTAGCGTAGAGTACTCACAAAAGGAACAGCAGGCCACATAGGAAACAAACAGCTGCCGTTGAGATCAAAACAGTTGTTAAATCATGACGTTGTGCAGCTTCTATACGTCTAAGTTACTAAGTTACAGATTGCCTTTGTGCGAGTTCGTCGTTACGCGTTACCATTCAGGCCGGAGTGTCTGGATCTTCACGGTCTTgcgggggaggaggagaggtaAATTCGTATCCTTCGTCCGACAAGATGAAGTTGATTTCGTACGGGTTATTTCCTCCGACTACCGATGTACCCATTACTCCACGAGACAGTTCTCCTGGGTTATGAGGGTTGACTTCGGTGCGGCTTCCACCCTGTGGCGGCTCAATGATCATTCTCAGGCCGCGGTTGCCGACGTACCCCTGACGATAGATCATCTCACCCCATTGGTGAAGCAGTCTTGCCCATTCGGGCTGATCGTCCGGGAGCGTTATTCTAGATCCAACATACCAGAGGCTCCCGAGCTCTTCCAGACAGGAGAACCCGTCACGCGAGTTGTATATGCCGTTGCTGTGAGATACACGCCACGCTTGGCCGTTCCTTCCATGCATCCAGTACTGGCCGTGCATGACACGGAAGTTGCTGACGCCGACATACGTGTTTCCGTTTTCACTTATCAGCCAGTTCCGGTTTGTTGGATCGATGTGAAGGTGGAAGACTTTTGGGGAAACATTAGTACGTGACTAGAAGTATGAGCAGAGTGGAAAAGTATGCAACTTACGAACCCAGCGATCTGATGGCCAGCGTGGTCGCGGCGTCTGATCTTGGTATTCTGAAATGTCTTCGCTGTTCTCATGGCCAGGCTGGCGGCCAAGCCAGTACGCCATCTCAAGCATAGGCCCTGGGACGTTTCCGTTTTGGGAGCTTTGATAATACTGCCAGCGAGCATAATGCAGCGAGATGGCTCCGCTAATAATGGCAGTTAGGATCGTGTCTAAGGCGGGAATGTAACCCGACCCGCCTCCCCACGCATCAATCTTTCTGCTGTCAATATTAGAGATGGTGGACTCGGGAATGCTACGGGCCTTGGAGCCTGGAACTCGGCACAGTGCCTGGCTGGCGGCATCCGCACCTCTGATGCCTGGTCCGGCTCGAGTTGGGTTGTAGAGCACCCACTCCACAACACTGCGAGGCTCATAATCTTTATACTTCAACAAAAATGCGTGGAGGTTATTGTACTCCAGCTGTTTGTCATAGTTGCCGGCAAATTCCTTATCCCAGACCTTGACGAGGGGATCCATGCCAGCGCGGCTGACCGAGAACACCAGCGTTGCGTATTGAAGCAGCCGGACCCAGGTATCCAGAGTGCAATCCTTTGCTCTGGCGCGCAATACGTTGTATTCGGCTGCCTCGAACTCCAAGGAGCGCTTACGAACAAACTTGTCATGGAGTTGAGGGAAGAGAATGGTAGCGGGACAGGTCGGGTTCTCCATGTACTTACGGATCAGAGCCTGGAACTCGCGACCCTGTGACGATCCAGGGTCTTCATCTCGAGGCTTCAACTTTTCGGGTTCCGTGCAGCAGAAGGCGAGATCGCCATAGCAGCCGTCGCCGCCTTCGCTACCAATAATGAGGCCGCTCTCTCGGGCCATCATCAGCTGGTTCGACGAGCATGCACCTTCGCAGAGGAGCTTCTCATTATCCGCGTTGAGAAATCCGGCCTTCTTTCGCCACTCGCATTTGCCAGCAACATCGTAGGGCGCCGGCGAGACGCAGCAGAGACTTCTCTTCTCGCCTTTGCTGCAGGCTTTCATACCACCCGAGCCCACGCTGCTGGAAGTGAGGAAATGCGGGTTA is a window from the Trichoderma atroviride chromosome 5, complete sequence genome containing:
- a CDS encoding uncharacterized protein (EggNog:ENOG41), translating into MDGRLWMQMKDAFNDDPKARLHASVRDNDMSALRNLVPLCGTVALELNYCDPDFGSALQVAVLCDNMTAAGILLDAGANPWASNGFTEPQTSAIETAIQTGNRDMFTRMCEKTVLGDSNIPQQLHRTLLNRTTLHGQTAMVEDVLGWADGWSEAVLENALGNAVSGWHVEVVRLLLARFRYSPLCINLSLCRAADFRSDLLSHPRAECNGLDYVNQQELIGCLVGAGADPNNNAEGLNIVIAAATWADLVGALKALLDKGADPNGRGPAGETALHHLGSPVHIKKGPKRCLHETGIRLLLQHGASVTIQDEFGNTPLHYAAFGSNMHIFSLYTAGLPVDSPHNDALKSIKNNSGETLLHWAAAGKKMDILRFLLSSGANVNAANDNGWTPLMCAVAPSTATETSMPRYYKALQAARIILDHGADPLACTAEGWTPLHCLSLYLDNGDGDDNELADLAQEFITRGIPVDARATMLAVSTNSSRKSLRVPNREVGIWGSRVVEHLQPNGNKPPATTKDRTPLHWAMFHGAAGLARVLLANGADVNAVDERNCLPADLINTSPLLQTHPDIRARLTRILVDATNSSVEYSQKEQQAT